A single window of Methanobacteriaceae archaeon DNA harbors:
- a CDS encoding zinc ribbon domain-containing protein has product MAFCSRCSTKNDADAKFCKECGNTLTRELETTEDKKSKSENYIYALITIIGLTFIIIDGLGIILNFLLVPLGLILTLSGLNKLFPKIFKLKAILIGFAAFILVYYLLYILSFTYIQDLSPEGYFTQFLISILISGFMVGYLSGKSYFNGIILGLLMGMIFSIGFTNNIITFIGGFVTLTVFGTTGGLIGVLIYRKKHNYKALD; this is encoded by the coding sequence ATGGCTTTTTGCAGTAGATGTAGTACAAAAAATGATGCAGATGCTAAATTCTGTAAAGAATGTGGGAATACTTTAACAAGAGAGTTAGAAACAACTGAAGATAAAAAAAGTAAATCTGAGAACTATATTTATGCTTTAATAACCATTATAGGTCTTACTTTTATAATAATTGATGGATTAGGAATAATTTTAAATTTTTTATTGGTTCCTTTAGGTCTTATCTTAACGTTGAGTGGATTAAATAAACTATTTCCTAAAATATTTAAACTTAAAGCTATCTTGATTGGATTCGCAGCATTTATTTTGGTATACTATTTATTGTACATACTGTCATTCACATATATTCAGGATTTATCACCAGAGGGATATTTTACCCAATTTTTGATTTCCATACTTATAAGTGGGTTTATGGTCGGTTATTTATCGGGTAAAAGTTATTTTAATGGAATTATATTAGGTTTATTAATGGGAATGATCTTTTCAATAGGGTTTACCAACAATATTATAACTTTTATCGGTGGTTTTGTAACATTAACCGTATTCGGAACAACAGGAGGTCTAATTGGGGTTTTA